A DNA window from Meiothermus cerbereus DSM 11376 contains the following coding sequences:
- a CDS encoding DNA-methyltransferase has protein sequence MKRIVQAECLDYITTLPDASFPLIYLDPPFNTRKTQQRRRIRAIADEQGPHRGFAGKRYRTEPLKAPVYPDRFDDFVEFLRPRLLQAHRLLTPEGSLFVHLDYREVHYVKVLLDQIFGRRSFINEIIWAYDYGGRSKNRWPAKHDTLLWYAKDPKKYTFNYEAIDRIPYLTPKMVGPEKAARGKTPTDVWWMTIVPTSSKEKTGYPTQKPLRLLERIVRVHSNPGEAVLDFFAGSGTTGEAAARNGRGFVLVDQSPDAVAVMRRRLAAFQPEIIIPDASHPVPQAR, from the coding sequence ATGAAGCGCATTGTGCAAGCAGAGTGCCTCGACTACATCACCACCTTGCCCGACGCATCCTTCCCCCTCATCTACCTCGACCCGCCCTTCAACACCCGCAAAACCCAGCAGCGGCGACGCATACGGGCCATAGCCGATGAACAGGGGCCGCACCGCGGTTTTGCGGGCAAGCGCTACCGCACCGAGCCGCTAAAGGCCCCGGTCTACCCCGACCGTTTTGACGACTTTGTGGAGTTCCTGCGCCCTCGGCTCCTTCAGGCCCACCGCCTGCTCACCCCGGAGGGCTCGCTCTTTGTGCACCTGGACTACCGCGAGGTGCACTACGTGAAGGTGCTGCTGGATCAGATTTTTGGCCGACGGAGCTTTATCAACGAGATCATCTGGGCCTACGACTACGGGGGGCGCTCCAAAAACCGCTGGCCGGCCAAGCACGACACCCTGCTCTGGTACGCCAAGGACCCTAAGAAGTACACCTTCAACTACGAGGCCATTGACCGCATTCCCTACCTAACGCCCAAGATGGTGGGGCCCGAAAAAGCCGCCAGGGGCAAAACCCCCACCGATGTCTGGTGGATGACCATCGTGCCGACCTCCTCCAAGGAGAAAACCGGCTATCCCACGCAAAAACCCCTGCGGCTTTTAGAGCGCATCGTGCGGGTGCACTCCAACCCCGGCGAGGCGGTGTTGGACTTTTTCGCCGGCTCTGGTACTACTGGCGAGGCGGCGGCGCGCAATGGGCGGGGTTTCGTGTTGGTAGACCAAAGCCCGGATGCAGTCGCCGTCATGCGGCGTAGACTGGCGGCCTTCCAACCTGAGATAATCATCCCCGATGCGTCCCATCCTGTACCACAAGCTCGCTAA
- the trpA gene encoding tryptophan synthase subunit alpha, with amino-acid sequence MTTREAFAKAKAEGRAALIPYVMAGYPSRGQDLELVRQVLPYADLLEVGLPYSDPLGDGPVIQRASEQALRQGLRVTDVAHFVREIRALTDKPLFLMTYINPVLAVGPAAFFQMFKEAGANGLILPDLPPDEDPQLVALAQEVGLETTFLLAPTSTEARIQTVAPYCTGFVYTVSVAGVTGTRDRLPEGLSELVHRIRQHTDAPVAIGFGISNRATAEQAAQAADGAVIASALIRALEEGRGLGEVLEEVREGLRGVPGPFIG; translated from the coding sequence ATGACCACCCGTGAAGCCTTCGCCAAGGCCAAAGCCGAGGGACGGGCCGCGCTCATCCCCTACGTGATGGCCGGCTACCCTAGCCGTGGGCAAGACCTCGAGCTCGTCCGGCAGGTGCTGCCCTATGCCGATTTGCTCGAGGTGGGTCTGCCGTACTCCGATCCCTTGGGCGACGGGCCGGTGATTCAGCGGGCCTCCGAGCAAGCCCTGCGCCAGGGCCTGCGCGTGACCGACGTGGCCCACTTCGTGCGGGAGATCCGGGCCCTGACCGACAAGCCCCTTTTCCTGATGACCTATATCAACCCGGTATTGGCGGTGGGCCCCGCGGCCTTTTTTCAGATGTTCAAAGAAGCCGGGGCCAACGGCCTGATTCTGCCCGACCTGCCGCCCGACGAAGACCCCCAGCTGGTTGCGCTGGCCCAGGAAGTGGGCCTCGAGACCACCTTCTTGCTGGCCCCTACCTCGACCGAGGCCCGCATCCAGACCGTTGCGCCCTACTGCACCGGCTTTGTCTACACCGTCTCGGTAGCTGGGGTGACCGGGACGCGGGATCGGCTGCCCGAGGGCCTGAGCGAACTGGTGCACCGCATCCGTCAGCATACCGATGCGCCGGTGGCCATCGGTTTTGGCATCTCCAACCGGGCCACCGCCGAGCAGGCCGCCCAGGCTGCCGATGGCGCGGTGATTGCCAGTGCCCTGATTCGGGCTTTAGAGGAGGGGAGGGGGCTAGGGGAGGTACTGGAGGAGGTGCGCGAAGGACTGCGGGGAGTCCCAGGCCCTTTCATCGGCTAG